Below is a genomic region from Granulibacter bethesdensis CGDNIH1.
TATGAGCCGCGCGGAAAGCTTCTGATCTGGTCCAGGCTTCGAAGGTAGCGTGGCTTGCCCATATTGTATGCGATGCATAGAGGACATGATCCTCACGTACCGGGCCTTTCAAGAGATGAAATTCGATGAAACCCGGTACAGTCTCCAGAAAACTGGGCCGATTGGCCCAGACTTCCTCAAATGCCTGTGTGGCATCCGGCAGAACCTTGAACCGGTTCATGGCAATAAACATAAGCACTTCTCCTGCTGCCGGT
It encodes:
- a CDS encoding antibiotic biosynthesis monooxygenase family protein, translated to MFIAMNRFKVLPDATQAFEEVWANRPSFLETVPGFIEFHLLKGPVREDHVLYASHTIWASHATFEAWTRSEAFRAAHKNAGSNRPLYLGHPEFEGFEIIQTLQQKP